In the Camelus bactrianus isolate YW-2024 breed Bactrian camel chromosome 17, ASM4877302v1, whole genome shotgun sequence genome, one interval contains:
- the LOC141573804 gene encoding LOW QUALITY PROTEIN: uncharacterized protein LOC141573804 (The sequence of the model RefSeq protein was modified relative to this genomic sequence to represent the inferred CDS: inserted 2 bases in 2 codons) — MGSGRGETPSTSISIFPFTGGQDKSGARTWQRRPAAAQLPAARMARRGGAASRAPSLPPPFARAPRSSAHXLGSGTGGAGARERVPRVAARPWSGGLRAPPAVLLSRAHPGGGDASQPRAQPRGRSGTRSPARPPDLGCFRPLRGPLGVSPPLQXSEQSYWKNNHTPEMHGRN; from the exons ATGGGCTCCGGGCGCGGAGAAACTCCCTCAACATCCATCTCCATCTTCCCATTCACTGGAGGGCAAGACAAAAGCGGAGCGCGGACTTGGCAGCGGCGCCCGGCGGCTGCTCAGCTGCCCGCGGCACGCATGGCTCGCCGAGGAGGGGCCGCCTCCCGCGCGCCCTCCCTCCCGCCACCCTTCGCCCGCGCGCCCCGCAGCTCGGCTC CGCTGGGCTCGGGCACCGGCGGCGCCGGGGCCAGGGAGCGCGTGCCGCGGGTGGCCGCGCGTCCTTGGAGCGGTGGCCTTCGGGCGCCCCCGGCAGTCCTGCTAAGCCGAGCGCATCCCGGCGGCGGAGACGCCTCCCAGCCGCGCGCCCAGCCCCGGGGCCGCTCGGGGACTCGCTCCCCAGCCCGGCCTCCTGATCTCGGTTGCTTTCGGCCTCTCCGGGGGCCGCTCGgcgtctcccctcccctcc gctCTGAGCAAAGTTACTGGAAGAACAATCACACCCCCGAGATGCACGGGCGAAACTGA